One Effusibacillus lacus genomic region harbors:
- a CDS encoding heptaprenyl diphosphate synthase component 1, with protein MIIEQTDREHMSLRMCGQVLSEMHHSYLTKLIGLPNPELFQLNTALSILRTAGCSGEETELLATALMLIYHGLSVHEQIEETHADATQQLKVLAGDYYSSKYFYLLASWGQVDKIGLFAEAIARINEAKAERFALFQKERSNTDKYLFLCERIEGELLYVLCSQYLQGKPVVADLVRMLVRTYVMGNEYNQFLSGEYNRNFSHVYLTNRATEDELANAFLQETKVMTLHVKYGTSGFMFNQLEAGLMTVRQLLSIQESPVAVESFSDVIEFLNDMYLQPRKNVEEG; from the coding sequence ATGATAATTGAACAAACGGACCGCGAACACATGTCCCTTCGCATGTGTGGACAAGTTTTGTCTGAAATGCATCATTCTTATTTGACAAAATTAATCGGTTTGCCAAATCCGGAATTGTTTCAATTGAATACGGCCTTATCGATCTTGCGGACTGCCGGTTGTTCCGGAGAAGAAACCGAACTGCTGGCAACGGCCTTAATGTTGATCTACCACGGTTTGTCGGTGCATGAACAGATTGAGGAAACCCATGCGGATGCAACGCAGCAGCTCAAGGTCTTGGCCGGGGATTACTATTCAAGCAAGTACTTTTATTTACTGGCTTCCTGGGGGCAAGTTGACAAGATCGGGCTGTTTGCGGAAGCAATCGCGCGTATCAACGAAGCAAAAGCCGAGAGGTTTGCACTGTTCCAAAAGGAACGGTCCAATACCGACAAGTATTTGTTTCTGTGTGAACGGATTGAAGGAGAACTGTTGTATGTCCTCTGCAGCCAATACCTGCAGGGGAAACCGGTTGTTGCCGACCTGGTGCGCATGCTTGTCCGGACGTATGTCATGGGCAATGAGTACAATCAGTTTCTTTCAGGTGAGTATAACAGGAATTTTTCCCATGTATATCTGACAAACCGGGCGACGGAAGATGAACTTGCAAACGCATTCCTGCAAGAAACCAAAGTTATGACATTGCATGTGAAATATGGCACATCTGGCTTCATGTTCAATCAGTTGGAAGCAGGTTTAATGACTGTCAGGCAACTGTTGTCGATCCAGGAATCACCGGTTGCCGTTGAATCTTTTTCCGATGTCATTGAGTTTTTGAATGACATGTATTTGCAGCCCCGGAAAAATGTGGAAGAGGGGTGA
- the mqnE gene encoding aminofutalosine synthase MqnE produces the protein MEVIGKTHPFSDIWEKVQAGIRLSKEDGLRLMKSNDIIALGHMANYVREKKHGDYVFFNTNRHINPTNICQTLCSFCAFGVRMKDPKAYTMSMEEIEHRADMVPPGVTEIHIVGGNNPQLKIDYYEELLRRLKKKLPHVHLKAFTAVELDHFSRVNKMPVEEILQRLVAAGLDSMPGGGAEIFAEKPRSIIADHKTSGERWLEIHEIAHEMGLRSNCTMLYNHLESEEDRIDHLIALRELQDRTGGFQTFIPLSWHPENTELIKQYPDLNWSTGFLDLKVLAVARLMLDNIDHIKTYWIQVGTKLAQTALWFGADDLDGTVVEEKIYHAAGAETEQEMEKSELIRLIREAGRIPVERDTLYNIVNMEFAIA, from the coding sequence ATGGAAGTTATCGGGAAAACCCATCCATTCTCCGATATTTGGGAAAAAGTCCAAGCCGGCATCCGGTTGTCAAAAGAAGACGGTTTGCGTTTGATGAAATCCAATGACATCATCGCTTTGGGACATATGGCAAACTATGTTCGCGAGAAAAAACACGGCGATTATGTTTTTTTCAATACCAACCGCCACATTAACCCGACCAATATCTGCCAGACATTGTGTTCTTTCTGCGCATTCGGCGTCCGTATGAAAGACCCGAAAGCCTATACGATGTCGATGGAAGAGATTGAACACCGTGCCGATATGGTACCGCCGGGAGTGACCGAGATTCATATTGTTGGCGGCAACAACCCCCAATTGAAAATTGACTACTATGAGGAACTGCTGCGCCGCTTGAAGAAGAAACTGCCTCACGTGCACCTCAAAGCATTTACTGCAGTTGAACTGGATCATTTCTCCCGGGTCAACAAGATGCCGGTGGAAGAGATCCTTCAGCGGTTGGTTGCTGCCGGATTGGATTCGATGCCGGGGGGCGGGGCAGAAATTTTTGCCGAGAAGCCGCGTTCCATTATTGCCGATCACAAAACTTCGGGTGAACGCTGGCTGGAGATTCATGAAATTGCCCATGAGATGGGACTTCGCTCCAACTGCACAATGTTGTACAACCATCTTGAATCGGAAGAGGATCGCATTGATCACTTGATCGCGCTCCGGGAACTGCAGGATCGTACAGGCGGTTTTCAAACTTTTATTCCTTTGTCTTGGCATCCGGAGAATACCGAGTTGATCAAGCAATATCCGGATCTGAACTGGTCAACCGGGTTTCTTGATCTGAAAGTCCTTGCCGTTGCACGATTGATGCTGGACAACATTGATCATATCAAGACGTACTGGATTCAAGTCGGAACCAAGTTGGCCCAGACCGCTTTGTGGTTTGGAGCTGATGATCTGGACGGCACCGTTGTGGAAGAGAAAATCTACCATGCGGCAGGAGCCGAGACAGAACAAGAAATGGAGAAATCGGAGTTGATCCGCCTGATTCGGGAAGCGGGACGGATACCCGTTGAGCGGGATACGCTTTATAACATTGTCAATATGGAGTTTGCCATTGCATGA
- a CDS encoding UbiX family flavin prenyltransferase: MSKEFVVGITGASGGIYGVRLVQELAAAGHLVHLLLTNASWQVFREELQWNITAGDRSSIPIWFKVDPASVQVHDMHDYRAPVASGSHHTDGMVIIPCSMGTLSAIAHGASDNLLERAADTALKEGRTLVVVPRETPMNAIHLRNMLMLAEAGARILPAMPGFYHLPQTIDDLVDFVVGKVLDALRIDHNLFRRWGE, from the coding sequence ATGAGCAAAGAGTTTGTTGTCGGCATTACCGGTGCCAGCGGAGGAATCTATGGCGTTCGGCTTGTTCAGGAGCTGGCCGCAGCCGGTCATTTGGTCCATCTGCTGCTGACCAATGCATCCTGGCAAGTGTTCCGCGAAGAGCTACAGTGGAACATTACTGCGGGTGACCGTTCCTCAATCCCAATATGGTTCAAGGTGGACCCCGCCAGTGTTCAGGTTCATGACATGCACGATTATAGGGCCCCGGTAGCCAGCGGATCCCATCATACGGACGGGATGGTTATCATACCTTGTTCGATGGGGACCTTATCGGCAATTGCTCATGGCGCATCGGACAACTTGTTGGAACGGGCGGCCGACACCGCATTGAAAGAAGGACGCACCCTGGTGGTGGTTCCGCGGGAAACGCCTATGAATGCCATTCATCTGAGGAACATGCTGATGCTGGCGGAAGCAGGTGCACGCATTCTGCCTGCAATGCCCGGCTTCTATCATCTGCCGCAGACAATTGATGATTTGGTTGATTTTGTCGTTGGCAAGGTACTGGACGCTTTGCGGATTGATCACAATTTGTTCCGCCGCTGGGGTGAATAA
- the ndk gene encoding nucleoside-diphosphate kinase has translation MERTFLMVKPDGVQRGLIGEIVSRFEKKGFKLVNAKLMTVSRELAEKHYEELKDKPFFGELVDFITSSPVFAMIWEGDNVISTARTMMGKTNPADAAPGTIRADYAVSVGMNIIHGSDSPENAKREIDLWFNGETIVYDKAISKWI, from the coding sequence ATGGAACGCACATTCTTGATGGTGAAGCCGGACGGAGTTCAGCGCGGGCTTATCGGCGAAATCGTGTCCCGTTTTGAGAAGAAGGGATTTAAACTGGTCAACGCCAAGCTGATGACCGTTTCCCGCGAACTGGCGGAAAAACATTACGAAGAGTTGAAGGATAAGCCGTTTTTTGGCGAACTGGTGGACTTCATCACCTCCAGCCCGGTATTTGCGATGATTTGGGAAGGAGACAACGTAATCAGTACTGCGCGAACCATGATGGGCAAGACCAACCCGGCGGACGCGGCTCCCGGAACCATTCGTGCCGACTATGCGGTTTCGGTGGGAATGAACATTATCCACGGATCCGATTCTCCCGAGAACGCCAAGCGTGAAATTGACCTCTGGTTCAACGGCGAGACAATTGTTTACGACAAGGCCATATCCAAGTGGATTTAA
- a CDS encoding menaquinone biosynthetic enzyme MqnA/MqnD family protein — MTGLVSVGRINYSNVLPVFHFLDQKADEEQFKFISAVPTELNRMLAEGRIVAGPVSAFSYAEHADHYFAMADLSVSSRGPVGSIFLFSKRPMDDLDGRKVSLPNTSATSVNLLKVLLEKYCGCKCNYSTHPPVLDRMMEEADAALLIGDDALYWSLRDHPYHVYDLGAEWHRRTGLPMTFAIWAVRRDFVNSRPEQAAKLHQLFLESKKQGLSHMDQVVQQAIRLHGNNQSFWEEYFGKLIHDFHGDLVKGAEEYFRACHEIGLLPRPVQVEMWGVNL; from the coding sequence ATGACCGGTCTTGTGTCAGTCGGACGGATCAATTACAGCAACGTGCTTCCCGTATTTCATTTTCTGGATCAAAAAGCCGACGAGGAACAGTTTAAATTTATTTCTGCAGTCCCAACGGAATTGAATCGGATGCTTGCTGAAGGACGGATTGTGGCTGGGCCCGTGTCCGCTTTTTCCTATGCGGAACATGCCGACCATTACTTTGCGATGGCTGACCTGTCCGTATCGTCGCGGGGTCCGGTGGGTTCAATCTTTCTCTTCTCCAAACGTCCGATGGATGATCTCGATGGCCGCAAGGTGTCATTGCCCAACACTTCGGCAACATCCGTTAACCTGTTAAAGGTGTTGCTGGAGAAGTATTGCGGATGTAAATGCAATTATTCAACTCACCCGCCAGTGCTGGACAGGATGATGGAGGAAGCGGATGCAGCTTTGCTGATCGGCGATGATGCCTTGTATTGGTCCTTGCGTGACCATCCCTATCATGTCTATGATCTGGGGGCCGAATGGCATCGACGCACCGGTCTGCCGATGACCTTTGCCATATGGGCCGTACGGCGGGATTTTGTCAATTCAAGACCGGAACAGGCTGCAAAGCTCCACCAATTGTTTCTGGAAAGCAAGAAACAGGGGCTTTCCCACATGGACCAGGTGGTTCAGCAGGCGATACGTTTACATGGCAACAATCAATCTTTCTGGGAAGAGTATTTTGGCAAATTAATACATGATTTTCACGGGGATTTGGTGAAAGGAGCGGAAGAATACTTCCGGGCTTGCCACGAAATCGGACTATTACCTCGACCTGTACAGGTAGAAATGTGGGGTGTCAATTTATGA
- a CDS encoding demethylmenaquinone methyltransferase, which yields MNHFNTKEEKVHYIFSKIAKRYDLMNSVLSFRQHKLWRSYTMKRMNVQPGQSAIDVCTGTGDWAISIAEAAGPQGRVVGVDFCEPMLEEADRKILQKGLANQVKMVHGNAMALPFESDTFDYATIGFALRNVPDVQHVIGEMARVVKPGGMVVSLELSKPEWPPFRALYYFYFEKILPKIGNLASRDNISYSWLPESLRSFPDRKGLEGIFRNAGLERVESKTLTGGIAAMHIGYKPQS from the coding sequence ATGAATCATTTTAACACCAAGGAAGAGAAAGTACACTACATCTTTTCGAAAATTGCAAAACGCTACGATCTTATGAACAGTGTGCTGAGTTTTCGGCAGCATAAGCTGTGGCGATCTTATACCATGAAGCGGATGAACGTTCAGCCGGGACAATCAGCTATTGATGTGTGCACCGGTACCGGTGATTGGGCGATTTCCATTGCTGAAGCCGCAGGGCCGCAAGGCCGGGTGGTCGGAGTTGATTTCTGTGAACCAATGCTGGAAGAGGCAGATCGCAAGATTTTACAGAAGGGTCTTGCCAATCAGGTAAAAATGGTGCATGGGAACGCCATGGCATTGCCGTTTGAAAGCGACACTTTTGATTATGCCACCATCGGATTTGCATTGCGCAACGTTCCTGATGTCCAACATGTAATTGGTGAAATGGCCCGGGTGGTGAAACCGGGGGGAATGGTGGTTTCCCTTGAATTGTCCAAGCCGGAATGGCCGCCGTTTCGTGCGCTTTATTATTTTTATTTTGAGAAGATCCTTCCCAAGATCGGCAATCTTGCTTCACGGGATAATATTTCCTACAGCTGGCTTCCGGAATCGCTCAGATCTTTTCCGGATCGCAAGGGGCTGGAAGGGATTTTCCGGAATGCAGGCCTTGAAAGGGTGGAATCGAAAACCCTGACGGGCGGAATTGCCGCCATGCATATTGGTTATAAGCCGCAGTCCTGA
- a CDS encoding menaquinone biosynthesis decarboxylase, whose product MGYRDLRHFIDALESKGMLVRVREEVDPYLEITEITDRVSKAAGPALLFENVKGSDMPVLINAFGSFDRTKLAFEIEDFDDIGREIMRFMEMPTGSASLLGKLKQLPKLAELGSFLPKTVAKAPCQEVVLTGDEVDLDKFPILTCWPDDGGKFITLPLVFTKDPVTGKRNCGMYRMQVFDKRTTGMHWQLHKVGAEHHRRAGELKKDKLEVAVAIGSDPAVMYSAIAPVPPEIDEMILAGFLRKEAVEMVKCKTVDVEVPANAEIVLEGYVIPGELRDEGPFGDHNGYYTPVEPYPVFHITAITHRRNPIYATTIVGKPPMEDCYLGKLTERIFLPPLRMVVPEVVDLSLPWEGVFHNCAIVSIRKRFPGHAKKVMSALWGMGQMTWTKCIIVVDDDVDVQNHSYVAWRVFGNVDAKRDIMIVEGPVDSLDHASPLPNLGSKIGIDGTRKWKEEGYTRVWPDEIWMNKETVELVDRKWNKYGIKL is encoded by the coding sequence ATGGGATACAGGGACTTACGTCATTTTATCGATGCGCTTGAATCCAAAGGAATGCTGGTTCGGGTCAGGGAAGAAGTAGACCCGTACTTGGAAATTACGGAAATCACGGACAGGGTGTCCAAAGCGGCAGGCCCTGCGCTGCTGTTTGAAAATGTGAAGGGTTCCGACATGCCGGTTTTGATTAACGCCTTCGGCTCCTTTGACAGAACCAAACTGGCTTTTGAAATTGAGGATTTCGATGACATCGGCAGAGAAATCATGCGGTTTATGGAGATGCCGACCGGTTCCGCTTCCCTGCTCGGCAAACTCAAACAACTGCCTAAACTTGCGGAACTGGGTTCTTTCTTGCCCAAAACCGTTGCAAAAGCTCCTTGTCAGGAAGTTGTGCTGACCGGAGATGAAGTGGATCTGGACAAATTTCCCATTCTTACATGCTGGCCTGATGATGGCGGAAAGTTCATCACACTTCCGCTGGTATTTACAAAAGACCCGGTAACAGGCAAAAGAAACTGCGGCATGTACAGAATGCAAGTATTTGACAAGCGTACAACCGGAATGCACTGGCAGTTGCACAAAGTGGGAGCGGAACATCACCGTCGTGCCGGCGAGTTGAAGAAAGACAAACTCGAAGTGGCGGTTGCGATCGGTTCCGATCCGGCGGTTATGTATTCGGCCATTGCACCGGTTCCACCTGAGATAGACGAGATGATTCTTGCCGGGTTCCTCCGCAAGGAGGCGGTGGAGATGGTGAAGTGCAAAACGGTGGATGTGGAAGTCCCCGCCAATGCGGAGATTGTCCTGGAAGGCTATGTTATACCCGGTGAATTGCGGGACGAAGGACCGTTTGGCGATCACAACGGGTACTATACTCCTGTTGAGCCGTATCCTGTATTCCATATTACGGCCATTACCCACCGCAGAAACCCGATTTATGCAACTACCATTGTCGGGAAGCCCCCAATGGAAGATTGTTACCTTGGCAAGTTGACAGAACGCATCTTTCTGCCGCCACTTAGAATGGTGGTTCCGGAAGTGGTGGATTTGAGTCTTCCCTGGGAAGGGGTATTCCACAACTGTGCCATCGTATCCATTAGGAAGCGGTTCCCGGGGCATGCCAAGAAGGTAATGAGCGCCCTGTGGGGAATGGGACAGATGACCTGGACCAAATGCATTATAGTGGTGGATGACGACGTGGATGTCCAGAACCATTCCTATGTGGCATGGCGTGTGTTTGGAAATGTGGATGCAAAGAGGGACATCATGATCGTGGAAGGTCCCGTGGATTCCCTCGACCACGCTTCCCCGCTTCCCAATCTTGGTTCCAAGATCGGGATTGACGGAACCAGGAAGTGGAAGGAAGAAGGGTACACACGAGTTTGGCCGGATGAGATCTGGATGAACAAGGAAACTGTTGAACTGGTAGACCGAAAGTGGAACAAATACGGAATTAAATTGTAA
- a CDS encoding polyprenyl synthetase family protein translates to MKLMDIYLHLKPDLEYVETWLDKEVRSKQKDLENAAIHLLKAGGKRIRPVFVLLSGQFGQYDREKLARVAVALELIHMATLVHDDVIDDSKTRRGIPTVRSEWGNRMAMYTGDFIFARALSMLSELPYVQIHQLLSKSIVRMCEGEIEQIRDFYSLEQNFRRYLRRIERKTAILMEVSCKLGAIVTDASQSVVRTLGRYGHFLGMAFQIVDDILDFTSTQDKLGKPAGADLLQGNITLPVLYALHCTQSGQALRETVRPNMSRTEADQAIRLVKESGGIEYAKKVAGLYLDKCLNELAKLPAGQHRDSLEQIAKFTASREY, encoded by the coding sequence ATGAAGTTGATGGACATATACCTTCATCTGAAACCGGACCTGGAGTATGTGGAAACCTGGCTTGACAAAGAGGTCCGTTCCAAACAGAAAGATCTTGAAAACGCTGCGATACATTTGCTGAAAGCGGGCGGGAAGCGAATCCGCCCTGTTTTCGTGTTGCTCAGCGGACAGTTTGGCCAGTATGACAGGGAAAAATTGGCTCGTGTGGCTGTTGCGCTTGAACTGATTCATATGGCGACTTTGGTGCATGATGACGTTATCGACGACTCCAAGACCCGAAGAGGGATTCCCACCGTTCGGTCTGAATGGGGGAACCGCATGGCGATGTATACGGGCGACTTTATCTTTGCCCGGGCGTTAAGCATGTTGTCCGAACTTCCATATGTTCAAATCCATCAACTTCTTTCCAAGTCGATTGTCAGAATGTGCGAAGGCGAGATTGAACAAATTCGTGATTTCTACAGCCTGGAACAGAACTTTCGCAGGTATTTGAGGCGAATTGAGCGAAAAACAGCCATACTGATGGAGGTATCCTGCAAATTGGGGGCCATTGTGACAGATGCGTCCCAAAGTGTCGTCAGGACCCTTGGCCGGTATGGCCATTTCCTGGGGATGGCTTTTCAGATTGTGGATGACATTCTCGACTTCACTTCCACGCAAGATAAGTTGGGGAAACCGGCGGGAGCCGACCTGCTGCAGGGAAATATTACATTGCCGGTGCTGTATGCATTGCACTGCACCCAGTCAGGACAAGCCCTAAGGGAAACGGTTCGTCCCAACATGTCTCGGACGGAAGCGGATCAGGCCATCCGGCTCGTAAAGGAATCGGGCGGAATTGAGTATGCCAAAAAAGTGGCCGGCTTGTATCTGGATAAATGCCTCAACGAATTGGCCAAACTGCCCGCCGGACAACATCGTGATTCTCTTGAACAAATAGCAAAATTCACGGCTTCCCGTGAATATTAA
- the mqnC gene encoding cyclic dehypoxanthinyl futalosine synthase, whose protein sequence is MSIARVDSVKVDSILDKALSGERLTLEDGLALYESHDLIKLGAAAKQVTKRLHPDNIVTFTVNRNINYTNVCDTYCRFCAFYRPEGHPEAYVLSDDVILDKIRETYEIGGDESEILMQGGTHPGLPLSYYTDLLRKIKAHFPTIIMHSFSAAEIWKMVEVSGLSLKEVIRQLKEAGLDSIPGGGAEILDDRTRMRISKLKESWTKWMEVHDTAHRLGMNTTATMVIGFGESHEERILHMLRVREQQDKTGGFTAFISWTYQPDNTALKGTRATAVEYLKNVAISRLMIDNIKNFQSSWVTMGPKIGQAALEFGCNDMGSTMIEENVVSAAGATHSMNIRELIRLIRDAGLTPARRNTYYKILETY, encoded by the coding sequence ATGAGCATTGCCAGAGTGGACTCTGTAAAAGTCGATTCCATCCTTGACAAGGCGTTGTCCGGTGAACGATTGACGCTGGAAGACGGGCTTGCGCTTTATGAGTCCCACGACCTGATCAAATTGGGCGCGGCTGCGAAACAGGTAACGAAACGGCTTCATCCGGACAATATCGTAACCTTTACGGTAAACCGGAATATTAACTATACCAATGTATGCGACACCTATTGCCGCTTTTGCGCTTTCTATCGTCCGGAGGGGCATCCGGAGGCCTATGTTCTGTCAGATGATGTGATCCTTGACAAGATCCGTGAAACATACGAAATTGGCGGGGATGAATCGGAAATCCTGATGCAGGGCGGGACCCACCCGGGGCTTCCGTTGTCTTATTACACCGATCTGCTGCGGAAGATCAAGGCCCATTTTCCAACCATCATCATGCATTCCTTTTCCGCTGCGGAGATTTGGAAGATGGTGGAAGTGTCCGGGTTGTCCCTGAAAGAAGTGATTCGGCAATTGAAAGAAGCGGGTTTGGATTCCATTCCCGGCGGGGGAGCAGAGATCCTTGATGACAGAACCCGCATGCGCATCTCGAAGCTGAAGGAATCCTGGACGAAGTGGATGGAAGTCCACGATACCGCTCACCGGCTCGGCATGAATACAACTGCCACCATGGTGATCGGATTTGGCGAAAGCCATGAAGAACGGATCCTGCACATGCTTCGTGTGCGTGAACAACAAGACAAGACGGGCGGCTTTACGGCTTTTATTTCATGGACATACCAGCCGGACAATACCGCTTTGAAAGGAACCCGGGCCACAGCTGTTGAATATCTCAAGAATGTGGCCATCTCCCGATTGATGATCGACAATATCAAGAATTTCCAATCCTCATGGGTCACCATGGGACCGAAAATTGGCCAGGCAGCTTTGGAATTTGGCTGCAACGACATGGGGTCAACCATGATCGAGGAGAATGTGGTGAGTGCAGCAGGAGCCACTCATTCCATGAATATACGGGAATTGATCCGGCTGATCCGCGATGCGGGACTCACTCCCGCACGCAGAAACACCTATTACAAAATCCTTGAGACCTATTAA